CGCGTGACGGAACAATAGTCAGTTTTCTTCAGATTTTTGTATATTCGATGGGATACCTCTCCCCAAAAGCCAGGAGGATACTGTCGTCACAGAAGCATTACCAGGAGAGACGGGAGGATCCACGAGACATGGCTGTACAGGGAATGTCGGTCCAGACGGATGACGCAAGGGCGGTGAAAAATTCGTTTGCGAAAAGGGGGGAAAAGCGAACGGTCCTGCTGGTCGACGATGACGAGCTTGTCCGCAAGGTGGTCGGCATCCAGCTTTCCTATCTTGGATTCCGCGTACTGACGGCGGAAAACGGCATGGATGGGCTGAGGGTATTCCGGCTGAACGCATCCGATATTTCGCTCGTCCTGCTCGACCACAAGATGCCCATCATGGACGGCATGACCCTGCTGCCGTTCCTGCGCCGCATCAGGCCTGGAATTTCGGTGATCATGATCAGCGGATCGGTCGAGGAACTAGAACTCGACAAGACACAGGAACAACCGGACCGTTTCGTTCGGAAGCCATTCGAG
This genomic stretch from Candidatus Ozemobacteraceae bacterium harbors:
- a CDS encoding response regulator, coding for MAVQGMSVQTDDARAVKNSFAKRGEKRTVLLVDDDELVRKVVGIQLSYLGFRVLTAENGMDGLRVFRLNASDISLVLLDHKMPIMDGMTLLPFLRRIRPGISVIMISGSVEELELDKTQEQPDRFVRKPFEFEELQDHIRNILSTIEKRECD